In Epinephelus moara isolate mb chromosome 20, YSFRI_EMoa_1.0, whole genome shotgun sequence, the genomic stretch ATATTCTGATGTTACTGCTTATTGGGTTTAAAGCAGATTACAGCTGCTTTTGTGAGTTTCACAAAGAAAAGATTATTCAACTTGCACTAAACCTCATGAATGACATGAATTCAAGATCCTCCTGTTGTTCTAGAGTCACACATCTTGAGGACAAACACAACACTAACCTTCAACccgccgccaccaccaccagacACTGAGGTGGTCATTGCCTGTTTTTCCATTTcttcctgttttttcttttttctttcgaCCGCTTCTGGATTTTTAACACCCCTGTATGTTGTCTGAAAAACAGAGTGGAATATGATCAAGCAACAGCCATATTGTAAAGTCAATAGTTTCATAAGTGTTTTTTATCTTGTTgatatgttaaaaaacacacatataaacagtcttaaaaacatgcatgtgtttCAAAATCAACACCACaacctttttaaaaagcacaaagcaTGTTCAGTCCAAATTAGCAAAAGGACATTCAACTGCCAAATAAGGCAACTCAGATGAAGGATGAAGCAGCTAGCTGAAACGTGACTGTGGGTTACAGCTCAGTGCTTTCATCTGCAtagtgaatgtgtgaatgtgaaggGTGTCTGCGAGAAAACAGTGACTTGGAGCAGAAACGTGGTTGTTGAGATACCAGCCAATCCAAAAGATTCACCTGGCCAAGAAGAGTTTCAATTCTGATTCAATGTCTACTTACCTTGCTAAAACTTTAGCACGACTCTTACGGGTTTGCAAGTGGCTTTTCtgtgtaataaaaaaatcactcaCTACACTGTCATGTGCATCTACCTTGATTGGGGTGTATGTATGTAACAGAAGGCTACACAGTCATACAAACATTTTCTTACCAAATTATTAGATACATCTaaactcaccagccactttattagttacaccttgctagtaacaggttggaccccttttgccctCAGAACTGAGTTAATTCTTCGcagcatagattcaacaaggtgctggaaacattccttggagattttggtccatattaaCATGagagcatcacacagttgctgcagatttgtcggcttcACATCCATGaagtgaatctcccgttccatcacatcccaaaggtgctctattggattgagatctggtgactgtggaggcgactggagtacagtgaacttattgtcatgttcaagaaaccactttgagatgatttgagctttgtgacatggtgcgttatcctgctggaagtagccatcagaagatgagtacactgtggtcataaagggatggacacggtcagcaacaatactcaggtaggctgtggtgtttaaaccatgctcagttggtattaaggggcccaaagtgtgccaagaaaatatcccccacaccattacaccaccaccagcaccagcctgaaccgttgacacaaggcaggatggatccatgctgtcatgttgtttacaccaaattctgaccctaccatctgaatgtcacagcagaaatcGAGACTCATCACACCAGGCAACGATTTTCCACTCtgctattgtccagttttggtaagcctgtgtgaactgtagcctcagtttcctgttgttagctgacaggagtggcacctggtgtggtctcctgctgctgtagcccatctgcttcaaggttcaacaTGTtattggttcagagatggttttctgcagaccttggttgtaaccagtggtaaaccctagagatggttgtgcgtgaaaatcccagtagatctgaaatactcagaccagcccatctggcaccaacaaccatgccaccctcaaagtcacttaaatcgtcttgaccatgtctacatatctaaatgcattgagttgctgccacgtgattgactgattagctatttgcattaatgagcagttgaacaggtgtacctaatataGTGACCAGTGAGTGTATAGCTAAAACCAATGCAATCTAAAAAAAACCTATCTTTGTAAAGGTTAATGATCAGTTTTTGAATGAACGGTTTCAGGTAAGTGTTTGGTTGCTTTTTGGATATTTTGAAGGCTGTggtgtgttttgattttgaatttGGACAGCCTTATATTGAGCAGtaatataaaataacacaaacaattccATAACAGTACAAAGTCCATCCTACAATAAATCCCATCTTGGTGATGACAGAATTTATTGCAGAAATGTTATAAGACAATACATTAGTTTTAGCTAGATGTACCTGGAAAACAACGTGTATTACAACGCAGTCTTTACGGTGTTTAAAATATAAGTTAGTTAcctctttttgtctcttctcTGCGGCCTCAGCTAATTGTCGTCTCCTTGTCTCCTGGAAAAAACAGAAAGCCTGTAAGCTCCAGCAGTAAGCAGACAGTCTCAGTATAAAGCTAGCTGGTACTCTGTGTGAGGCCTGGAGCATACTTGACATGCCAGTGTTTACAGAAGCTAAACACAGGCAACGCCTCCTGAACATTACCTAGTAGGGCCTATTGCTGTCCTACACATGATTGATTACATTCACGTCCCGTTAGGTTCAATTAATTTACGTCAAATCGCATATAATGTTGTAACACCCTTGCGACATTATGATTTGTCAAGTGACACAGCTGGTGATAAAAGTTTGAGTAAATTAACTTACCGGATCTGGAGTGACAATAACGTCGTCCGCTGCTCCACCAAGGCACGGTAAGCACATCCCCATACTGGAGCTGTTATCCCAGGCAGTAAAAAAGGCAACGTATAAAATTAGTTATCAATGTTTAGCCTAACTAGCTACCTAACTAGCAGGTAAGCCAGTGTCAATCTGCTGGGCTGATAGTTAAGGCAACGGAGGCAACAGCTTCTTCTCCCAACGGCTGTGGTTGTTGGGTCGTCTGGCATAACGTTACCGTTAGCTAACGGCTTCTGTTAGCTTGCGGTAACGTTGGCGTTctagctaacggctaacggcttCAGCTACCACTAGCTACAAGCGCAGTTACTTCTCCAAGCCAGCTAATACATTAATTCCCCTCACACCTCTTGTTCAGTCGTCTAAGCATTTGGAAAGTGTCTGTTTTAAAGTCCGATGTCAAAGACAAATATTTATCCGCCTGAGTTTGTTTTGGTCAGAGTTCAACTGGCTGACAAATCTGTCAGGGTACGTTCAAGAACGTTACGGTTTTCAGCTAGCACGCTACAAACACTAAAGTATCCTGTCATGTCAGCTAGAAAGACGCTGCGAGGCTACAACTGAGTTTTAATGAATCATTAAACTGGGGTTAACTTAATAATAACACACTTTAAGGAACTTTACCGCGTTAAAATTTGTTTTAACGCAACTAAATTTTAGTCTGTGTATCGTGATTGTGAACGTAGCTCAGTGTGACAAGTGATGGGTGGATGCGCCACTGTGGTCCTTAGTAGCTGGTCCAACAGCACCACCGTGTGGAGGATGAAACAAATGTTATAATCACCATGGTAACGATGATAATATAATACATCCATGACTACATCATACTGATGGTTTAAGTGCGATTCATTCACAACAAGCACAATGCTTACAGCAGAGATCAGATTATAGCTGATCATAGAGATGTCCTGCATTCATATATTATATTGTGCGAGACAAACGGTAAACAGTGCATAGAAGTTAAAGTGAGACTTCTTGCCAATAATATTACAATACAAAAATACGCAAAATAACCGATACTATAGGCTAAGTGTCACAAGTGTAATCACATAGCAGATTGTGTTTATGCCCTCCAAGAGAgtgtctgttttctctgattaTTATTTGTTGTCAGTCTCATACTTTAGGCTAACGAGAAAAGCTCCCATGTGAAGTGAGTGATTCTCCACACAGCAGTTCCGTCCAATCAATACTCTACAATCAATAGACCTGAGAGTTTTAATGTTGTACCCCGCTTTACCCGACAACACTCTAAACTCCACCCATCCATCTTCGCTGCACAGCCCGGGCTACTTCACAGCTCAAAGTGCTGCACAGTGGGAATGGCAGGATCATGAGATTGCACAGCCCTTTGTAGTTGTCCAAGTTGTCACTCAGACACTTATTGATGTGGGACTTACACTGAAGGCGCAGGCTCATGCAATGGAAGTCAAGGTGTCACAGGGTCTTGGCAGCTCCTCAGGTAGGTTTAACTCACTTCTGAAGGAGGCACACTGAGTTAGTTGATCAAAGGTATGATAGTAAAACTGCAGCTAGCTATGAGACTAGCCTAATACTGAATTAGATCTGTCATCTGGGTATGGACTACTATGTCATTTACCCTAGTAGGTTTGTTTAAGTGTAACTGAGTGACATACTTGCAGGAAAAAGTACACTTTTGCCATTATAACTGTATTATTTATACTGTAAATTCCACATGTATAAGTGATGAGAGCAGCAGAGTTCAGTATGCAGTATTATAATCTACTTGATGACAACTGATCCCCTAGAATTGATTAATTCATGAAGTGTCACATGGGTGCCTCCTTCATGTCTTTTTCCATGAATGGGAAGTAGATTAAATTGAGAAAAATGACATAGTGCACTTCATGTGTCTCTTTGGTATGTGGTGTTTATTTTATCATCAACATGTCATGAAAGCACATTGTAATCTTGTTCTGAAACATCTGCGGTCAGACACAGACTGAAGAAACAAGAGCGTGACTGTTTTCTAGGGAAATCCAGCAAACATGCCCAGCATCTTTCAGTTTAATGAGCTATGTAATGCATGAATGCTGTGGCTTTTATTAGCTGTTCTAAATCATCACTGCCCACGGCAAagatgaaaatgcaaaaaactgTGGTTAATGCCCTGATAGCTAATAGGACAGTGTTTTCATCAGTGTTGAGCCATGTGGATAATGTTCAGTGGTGTGCAGAGACTCTGAGAAGGGCAAATTGTGACGTGGTGGCTCTGCTGGATTCTGGGTCAAGTGTTCACCATAGTATAAATCATCAAGCGTTTGAAGCTGTTTTGGATCCTTCAGTTTGTGCCCCCTCACCCCATAGTTTGGGTCACTCCTCACTAATGACCAGTGTGCAAAGCAGAGAAGTTGAAAAaattgtctttaaaaaaagggcGCTTTCCGTGGACTAATATAGGAGTTGTGTGTGAACTCCCTGGGAAGAAAACTGTGACATAAATGCCCCCTCTTGCCCTGGAGAAATGAATTAGAGGCTGATATTAGGTTGCGGCCTGCTAATTTTTTAAGATAGCACCATGGTAGAGGtaaaactagacaacctaagacATCTGATGGTACCAGCCATGTCTGAATAACTTGTCAGAAAGTGGGATAAATAACGCCAgtgaacaactggcatggcttCGAAGGGGTttcttgaactctcacctcaggGTTTCTGAGTGAAAACAGGTTCTATGGGCACCCATGAGTCTGTACAAGCTTgctcccagtaaatgttttgtcccTTACAATCagtgtactccttcaaattaaagcgtTATATTTGTCTTTCAAGACATAGTACAACCAGTGTATTAGCAGAACAGTTAATTGGTGCCTAACATGTgtagatacataacacattaaaacaggattgttgtggagcTTAAAATGTTACCTGTACCAttattagtctatgcacatcagataataagtaacattaactgtaaaataagaaaccaaattATATCAGTATGCCATTTGTCAACTCctcattttgacatatttttaacTAACCTATGTACTACAACACATACTTTTGGTTTTGATTTTTCTGTGGCCCTGTCTGACgacccctatgaaaaatttctgcGGATGCCACTGCTTCTTCTACTTTCTAACCATTCATTAATCTGTTGGGGAAAAAACCCAACTTAAAAGGATTTGTGTGTTACCTTAGTAGGAAACCAatattcacttttattttctaGCTGCAGAAGATAAATTCTCAACAGCTTTAGTAAATGGCCACTGCAAGTTTCACTATTCTGTTATTGGCCGTCAACGCTCTCTGTTGAATTTTGACTATTAacggtacagttaacattttaagttccacaacaatcctgttttaatgtgttatgtatctatacatgttaggtgattaattgtttgtgtcctcaaataggctggttgtccttttccttaaaaagacaaatatacagctttaatttgaaggagtacactgattttaagacacaaaacaattactAGGAACAAGATTCTACACACTCATGGGTACCCATAGaccccattttcattcagattccctgaggtgagagttcaagggactcTTGAAAATGTCCATGCCAGGTGTTCTCTCGCAAAAATTGAGCCTAAATTTGGAGTGCTATTTAGCTCACTTTCTGACAAGCAGACTAATCGGTGCCATCAGATGTCATAGGTTATCTAGTTTTATCTCTACTATGGTGCaatcttaaaaaaatgaacaggCCACAACCTCTTCAAAACAATAATATCAGCGGTCTCTACAGTTCTCCTCCGAGAACCATAACCCTCCTCTGAGAACCGTCcccttatcgtggtggaggagtcTGAGTGCCCTAGtgaccctaggagctatgctgtcgggggcattttgcccctggtagggtttcccatggcagattggttctgggcgaagggtcagacgaagaacggttcaaaagacccttcatgatagACAACAACAGGAGAACGTGTACCCGGCCtggagggttaccggggccccgccctagagccaggcctggggttggggcccgtgggcgagcgcctggtggccgggccttcccccatggggtccggccgggcccagccccaaccggctacatgggctcgtccccctgtaggcccaccacccgcagagggatccagaagggagTGGTGCATTGTGgatcgggcagcagaccaaggcgggggccttggcggtccgatcctcggctaCGGAAGTTGGCAATAATATCAGCCTCTAATTCATTTCTCCAGGGCAGGAGGGGGCATTTATGTCAAATTTCCACAGTTTTCTTCCCAGGGAGTTCACACACAACCCGTATATGAGTGATTCCTACTTGTGTAGGAAACCAAtattcactttcattttctAGCTGCAGAAGAGAAACTCTCAAAAGCTTTAGAAAGTAGCTACTGCAAGTTTCACTTTTCTGTCAGTGACAGTCAA encodes the following:
- the svip gene encoding small VCP/p97-interacting protein; the protein is MGMCLPCLGGAADDVIVTPDPETRRRQLAEAAEKRQKETTYRGVKNPEAVERKKKKQEEMEKQAMTTSVSGGGGGGLKWQVG